In one window of Parcubacteria group bacterium DNA:
- a CDS encoding restriction endonuclease — MSKEIIKTTGDIEEFSLEKLAQSIERAGINAQKAQEIALDIFARTDLKTTTDVHEATYEKLKENYRPVAARYNLKRALMELGPSGFPFEQFFARLLEANGYTTSTNRTVRGLCVEHEIDVMAYKDERHFIFECKFHNHLGYKSDVQTVLYMKARFDDIKAKWNTVHEGRDGHLHKLWIVTNTQFTSQAEEYAKCVGIELMSWRYPKGNSLAELIDKAGIHPVTAITKLTHRQKEYLVNHGVVLCREIEQKQDILKRAGVHGHKLAQVISEARAIIDLKDRSSVA; from the coding sequence ATGAGTAAAGAAATCATCAAAACAACCGGTGATATCGAAGAGTTTTCTTTGGAGAAGTTGGCGCAGTCGATCGAGCGTGCCGGTATTAACGCACAGAAAGCGCAAGAGATTGCGTTGGATATTTTTGCGAGGACAGATCTCAAGACGACCACTGATGTCCATGAGGCAACATATGAAAAATTGAAAGAAAATTATCGTCCGGTCGCGGCACGATATAATCTCAAAAGAGCACTCATGGAACTGGGTCCGAGCGGGTTTCCTTTTGAGCAATTCTTTGCACGACTTTTAGAAGCAAATGGCTATACGACATCAACAAATCGAACGGTGCGCGGTCTGTGTGTTGAACATGAGATTGATGTGATGGCGTACAAGGATGAGAGGCATTTTATTTTTGAATGCAAATTTCACAATCACTTGGGATACAAAAGTGATGTGCAAACGGTATTGTATATGAAGGCGCGTTTTGATGATATTAAGGCGAAGTGGAATACTGTGCACGAGGGGAGAGATGGACACTTGCATAAGTTGTGGATCGTGACGAACACACAATTTACTTCGCAAGCGGAAGAGTACGCAAAGTGCGTGGGGATCGAGCTCATGAGCTGGCGGTATCCAAAGGGAAACAGTTTGGCGGAACTTATCGATAAGGCGGGTATTCATCCTGTTACAGCAATCACCAAACTCACGCATCGGCAAAAAGAATACTTGGTCAATCATGGTGTTGTGTTGTGTCGAGAAATAGAACAAAAACAAGATATCTTGAAAAGGGCGGGCGTACATGGGCACAAACTCGCGCAGGTGATCTCCGAAGCGCGCGCGATCATCGATCTCAAGGATCGATCTTCTGTAGCGTAA
- a CDS encoding TIGR00730 family Rossman fold protein, producing MIDKKKQLTFTVKGEKMHVPINREREFLSPKTVESEKYSSGLSWRVLKIQSEFVKGHDFLSNFDKAASIFGSARLGFDHEIYQEAERLARKLAEQGFAVFTGGGPGIMEAANKGAFEAGGRSVGININLPEHGVTERRNPYITDAEAFDFFFSRKVILSFASQVYIFFPGGFGTLDELFEMLTLIQTKKTSPIPVILVNRDFWQPLMDWIRGVVWGKNRAITEEDMNLYHLVDTADEACALISSCLATNKEDENDEL from the coding sequence ATGATCGATAAAAAAAAACAATTGACATTTACCGTAAAAGGAGAAAAAATGCACGTTCCGATCAATCGCGAAAGAGAATTTTTATCACCAAAAACGGTGGAATCAGAGAAATATTCCAGCGGATTGTCGTGGCGTGTTTTAAAAATTCAATCGGAATTTGTCAAAGGGCATGATTTTTTGTCTAATTTTGACAAGGCGGCAAGCATCTTTGGAAGTGCGCGACTGGGCTTTGACCACGAAATCTATCAAGAAGCTGAGAGACTGGCACGTAAACTCGCGGAGCAGGGGTTTGCGGTTTTTACCGGTGGGGGTCCCGGTATTATGGAAGCGGCAAATAAGGGAGCATTTGAAGCCGGCGGACGCAGCGTGGGCATCAACATCAATCTGCCGGAGCACGGTGTGACAGAGCGACGCAATCCATATATCACAGATGCAGAAGCATTTGATTTCTTTTTTTCTCGCAAAGTGATCCTCTCTTTTGCGTCGCAGGTTTACATCTTTTTTCCGGGAGGATTTGGTACACTAGATGAGCTTTTTGAGATGTTGACGCTCATTCAGACCAAAAAGACAAGTCCAATTCCTGTGATCTTGGTCAACCGTGATTTCTGGCAACCTCTTATGGATTGGATTCGTGGTGTCGTGTGGGGTAAAAATCGCGCCATTACAGAAGAGGATATGAATCTCTATCATCTCGTGGATACGGCAGATGAAGCGTGTGCGTTGATCAGCTCATGTTTGGCTACTAATAAAGAAGATGAAAATGATGAGCTATGA
- a CDS encoding transketolase: MKNTKKDLEKINKLLRYWILDMTTVAGSGHPTSSLSAVELISTLLFAGAFRFDVSHPDDAHNDRLIFSKGHAAPLLYALWAVAGVVKPGELHSLRKFGSRLEGHPTIEFPFTEAPTGSLGQGLSIGIGMALAQKNLDHTEARTFVLLGDSEMAEGQIWEAMQIASHYKLDNLVAIVDANRLGQRGETMVGHHVDIYMQRAQAFGWRTVVVDGHDVEYIARIYKDVVGTSKKPLMIIAKTYKGKGISFLEDKHSWHGRVLTEQEFADAVMELGEIDFSVRGEITVPKNAKKEKVNRCTSVHYVMPQYDNEKKYATRDAYGDALVQIMQKNKKVVVLDAEVSNSTRVEKVREYFPERFFEMYIAEQNMISVAVGLSRRGYHPFVSSFAAFLTRAHDQIRMAQYSDVNMTIVGSHAGVSVGEDGSSQMSVDDVGMMRAMFGCAVYCPSDIISAHAVLDFVQNSPGISYVRMMREELPIIYTQKKDMITKGMNIVRKSDHDRIAIIGSGVTVHEALKVYGALAYGRVALRVIDLVRIAPFDWDLLRKIIGTIPHVIVAEDHVRSGGIGEAVALALSGTRSRVVSLCVEKIPHSGTAEELRAYEKINFDAMMNEVHLINKRYDR, from the coding sequence ATGAAAAATACAAAAAAAGATCTGGAAAAGATCAATAAACTATTGCGGTATTGGATCCTCGACATGACAACTGTTGCAGGATCAGGACATCCGACGTCGTCATTGTCCGCAGTGGAGCTTATCAGTACATTATTGTTTGCAGGAGCGTTTCGTTTTGACGTGTCACATCCCGATGATGCGCACAATGATCGATTGATCTTTTCCAAAGGGCATGCGGCACCACTTCTCTATGCTTTGTGGGCGGTTGCCGGTGTAGTCAAACCGGGGGAGTTACATTCATTGCGTAAATTTGGCAGTCGACTCGAAGGTCATCCGACGATAGAATTTCCTTTTACAGAAGCACCGACGGGATCGCTCGGACAAGGGTTGTCCATCGGTATCGGTATGGCATTGGCGCAAAAAAATCTTGATCATACGGAGGCGCGGACGTTTGTGCTCCTGGGAGACAGTGAGATGGCGGAAGGACAGATATGGGAAGCAATGCAAATCGCAAGTCATTATAAACTGGATAATCTCGTGGCGATCGTTGATGCAAATCGGCTCGGACAACGCGGAGAAACAATGGTGGGGCATCATGTGGATATATATATGCAACGAGCACAGGCCTTTGGGTGGCGGACAGTCGTTGTGGACGGTCATGATGTGGAATATATTGCTCGCATCTATAAAGATGTCGTAGGAACGAGTAAAAAACCACTCATGATCATCGCAAAAACATACAAAGGAAAAGGCATTTCTTTTTTGGAGGACAAACATAGCTGGCATGGAAGAGTGCTTACAGAACAGGAATTTGCTGATGCAGTCATGGAATTGGGCGAGATTGATTTCTCTGTGCGTGGAGAGATCACTGTGCCGAAAAATGCAAAGAAAGAAAAAGTCAATCGGTGTACCAGTGTCCATTATGTGATGCCACAATACGACAATGAAAAAAAATATGCCACCCGCGATGCCTATGGTGATGCTCTTGTGCAGATCATGCAAAAGAATAAAAAGGTTGTCGTGCTGGATGCCGAAGTGAGCAATTCCACACGTGTGGAAAAAGTGCGAGAATATTTTCCCGAGAGATTTTTTGAGATGTATATCGCAGAACAAAATATGATCAGTGTTGCGGTGGGATTGTCGCGACGAGGATATCATCCGTTCGTATCGAGCTTTGCGGCCTTTTTGACACGGGCGCATGATCAGATACGGATGGCACAATACAGTGATGTAAATATGACGATCGTCGGTTCTCATGCCGGCGTGTCTGTCGGAGAGGATGGAAGTTCGCAGATGAGTGTGGATGATGTCGGGATGATGCGTGCAATGTTCGGTTGCGCGGTGTATTGTCCATCAGACATCATATCGGCACATGCTGTTTTGGATTTTGTGCAAAATTCTCCCGGCATTTCATATGTACGCATGATGCGAGAAGAGTTGCCGATCATATACACACAGAAAAAAGACATGATCACGAAAGGGATGAATATCGTGAGAAAAAGTGATCATGATCGTATTGCAATTATCGGATCCGGTGTCACAGTGCATGAGGCATTAAAAGTGTATGGAGCACTCGCATATGGTCGTGTCGCTTTGCGCGTGATCGATCTCGTGCGCATTGCGCCGTTTGATTGGGATCTGTTGCGGAAGATCATCGGGACGATCCCGCATGTCATTGTTGCGGAGGATCATGTGCGCTCAGGGGGTATCGGAGAGGCTGTGGCACTTGCACTTTCCGGAACGCGATCTCGCGTTGTGTCGCTGTGTGTAGAAAAAATCCCGCATAGTGGTACAGCGGAAGAATTGCGTGCATATGAAAAAATTAATTTTGATGCTATGATGAACGAAGTTCACTTGATAAACAAAAGGTATGATCGATAA